In Achromobacter xylosoxidans A8, a single window of DNA contains:
- the grxC gene encoding glutaredoxin 3: MNKVVMYSKDYCPYCARAKALLEQRGVTDLEIIQIDRDPSQREVMIERTGRRTVPQIFIGDTHVGGCDDLMALDRSGGLAPMLSN, translated from the coding sequence ATGAACAAAGTCGTCATGTACAGCAAGGACTATTGTCCCTATTGCGCCCGCGCCAAGGCCTTGCTCGAGCAGCGCGGCGTGACCGACCTGGAAATCATCCAGATCGACCGGGATCCGTCCCAGCGCGAGGTCATGATCGAACGCACCGGCCGGCGCACCGTCCCGCAGATCTTCATCGGCGATACCCATGTCGGCGGTTGCGACGACCTGATGGCCCTGGACCGCTCGGGTGGCCTCGCCCCCATGCTGTCCAACTAA
- a CDS encoding methyltransferase domain-containing protein: MSLPESATLPSLPIVSADVPRQFARRGDLAEAQFLYGEIARRMLGRLQYIRVQPQAMLDAGCGAGDNLPLLRERYPDAAYTGLDNCEPLLEQARKRHAPAGLSAWIGKLARRGPAAPAFVNADLAATGLAPESLEVVWSNLAMHWHRAPHAVLAEWRRILKVGGLAMFSCLGPATLRELRQALDDAGLRTATPSFVDMHDFGDLLVENGFADPVMDQEILTLTYRSPEKLLQDVRALGGNPAEGRRGGLVGRDWRDRLCAALEAQRRPDGLIVLSIEVAYGHAWRAAAHRTTAGETRLSVSAIGGRHHTP, from the coding sequence ATGTCCCTGCCAGAATCCGCAACGCTCCCCTCCCTGCCCATCGTCAGCGCCGACGTGCCCCGGCAATTCGCCCGCCGCGGCGACCTGGCCGAGGCTCAGTTCCTGTACGGGGAAATCGCCCGCCGCATGCTGGGGCGCCTGCAATATATCCGGGTCCAACCCCAGGCCATGCTGGACGCCGGCTGCGGCGCGGGCGACAACCTGCCGCTGCTGCGCGAACGCTACCCCGACGCCGCCTATACCGGCCTGGACAACTGCGAGCCGCTGCTGGAGCAGGCGCGCAAGCGCCACGCGCCCGCCGGCCTGTCCGCCTGGATCGGCAAGCTGGCGCGCCGCGGCCCGGCCGCCCCGGCCTTCGTCAACGCCGACCTGGCGGCGACCGGCCTGGCGCCCGAATCGCTGGAAGTGGTGTGGTCCAACCTGGCCATGCACTGGCACCGCGCCCCGCACGCCGTGCTGGCGGAATGGCGGCGCATCCTCAAGGTGGGCGGGCTGGCGATGTTTTCCTGTCTGGGGCCGGCCACGCTGCGCGAGCTGCGCCAGGCCCTGGACGACGCGGGGCTGCGTACCGCCACGCCGTCCTTCGTGGACATGCACGATTTCGGCGATCTGCTGGTGGAAAACGGCTTCGCCGATCCGGTCATGGACCAGGAGATCCTGACCCTGACCTACCGCAGCCCCGAAAAACTGCTGCAGGACGTGCGCGCGCTGGGCGGCAACCCCGCCGAAGGCCGGCGCGGCGGGCTGGTGGGCCGGGATTGGCGCGACCGCCTCTGCGCCGCGCTGGAAGCGCAGCGCCGGCCCGACGGCCTGATTGTCTTGAGCATCGAAGTTGCCTACGGCCACGCCTGGCGCGCCGCCGCGCATCGCACCACTGCGGGCGAAACCCGGCTGTCGGTCAGCGCGATCGGCGGCCGGCACCACACGCCTTGA
- a CDS encoding ComF family protein has product MASIIAHPGRGFRLPLRAMGRWLLSRVGCECPLCGARVAGARLCAGCEADICETDREPGIHETDIRDADIRGAAIRGATLDAPSIARQQALSRCPRCALRLRPGAPHCASCLGTPRAFSRTVAAFDYAPPADTLILMLKTRLRLSMAPVLARLIAAAVGRDGPLADGALLVAIPASRASLRQRGMNPAAEIARSLAAELGLPLARGLLRRRRETTRQTAQGRRARRLGAQNLFYCAGEVRGRHLVVVDDVMTTGSTANAAAAALVAAGAASVTVLVAARTP; this is encoded by the coding sequence ATGGCATCCATTATTGCCCATCCCGGCCGTGGCTTCCGATTGCCCCTACGGGCCATGGGGCGGTGGCTGTTGTCGCGGGTCGGCTGCGAGTGTCCCTTGTGCGGTGCCCGGGTGGCGGGGGCGCGGCTCTGCGCGGGATGCGAAGCCGACATCTGCGAGACCGATAGGGAACCTGGCATCCACGAAACCGACATCCGCGATGCAGACATCCGCGGGGCGGCCATCCGTGGCGCAACCCTCGACGCTCCTTCCATCGCGCGCCAGCAAGCCTTGTCGCGCTGCCCCCGTTGCGCGTTGCGCCTGCGCCCGGGCGCGCCGCACTGCGCCAGTTGCCTGGGCACCCCCCGGGCTTTCTCGCGCACGGTCGCCGCGTTCGACTACGCGCCGCCCGCCGATACCCTGATCCTGATGTTGAAGACCCGGCTGCGGCTCAGCATGGCGCCCGTGCTGGCCCGGCTGATCGCGGCCGCCGTGGGCCGTGACGGCCCCTTGGCTGATGGCGCCTTGCTGGTGGCCATTCCGGCCAGCCGCGCCTCGCTGCGCCAGCGCGGCATGAACCCGGCGGCGGAGATCGCCCGCAGCCTGGCGGCCGAACTCGGACTGCCTCTGGCGCGCGGCTTGCTGCGGCGGCGCCGCGAGACCACCAGGCAGACCGCGCAGGGCCGCCGCGCCCGCCGGCTCGGCGCGCAAAACCTGTTTTATTGCGCGGGTGAGGTGCGCGGACGGCACCTCGTCGTGGTTGACGACGTCATGACCACGGGCAGCACGGCCAATGCCGCTGCTGCCGCCTTGGTGGCCGCGGGGGCGGCGAGCGTCACAGTGCTGGTCGCAGCGCGCACACCCTGA
- a CDS encoding YbdK family carboxylate-amine ligase — MEQIPFISSAPNTLGIELELQLIDPRSFDLTAASDELLAQMANHPIADRVKPEITRSMIELNSSVHEHPMGLLAEMREMRDALIEAADAVGVSVAGGGAHPFMRWQERSISDTPRFQYLAEMYGYLARQFTVFGQHIHLGVKSGDDSIKLLRRLSPYVPHFIALSASSPYCEGVDTLFSCSRLNAVNSFPLAGHMPPEVKDWYQFEAHLAQLRAYGLAESIKDLYWDIRPKPEFGTVEIRVCDTPLTVERACQLAAFAQALAVLLMREGDPGDGAWLSYRSNHFQACRFGLQGSYVTPDGQRLRLMDHLRNLFQRLMPVAEELGTGDMIAALRDESMRSGNDSRWLRSQFHRLRDLPLVVEAMSNAWRGVAAPGVGPAEPTAVLRRRIRATSEPMSALPASEPGVSVPLPERLH; from the coding sequence ATGGAACAGATCCCGTTCATTTCGTCGGCCCCCAACACCCTGGGCATCGAGCTCGAGCTGCAACTGATAGATCCTCGCAGTTTTGACCTGACCGCAGCCTCGGACGAGCTGCTGGCCCAAATGGCCAACCATCCCATCGCCGACCGCGTTAAACCGGAAATCACGCGGTCCATGATTGAACTGAATTCCTCGGTGCACGAGCACCCCATGGGTCTCTTGGCCGAGATGCGCGAAATGCGCGACGCCCTGATCGAAGCGGCGGACGCCGTGGGCGTGTCGGTCGCCGGCGGCGGCGCGCATCCCTTCATGCGCTGGCAGGAGCGCTCCATTTCGGACACCCCGCGCTTCCAGTACCTGGCCGAAATGTACGGTTACCTGGCGCGTCAATTTACGGTCTTTGGCCAGCACATCCACCTGGGCGTCAAAAGCGGCGACGATTCCATCAAACTGTTGCGCCGCTTGTCGCCCTACGTACCGCATTTCATCGCGCTGTCGGCCTCCTCGCCGTACTGCGAGGGCGTGGATACCCTGTTCTCGTGCTCGCGCCTGAACGCGGTCAACAGCTTCCCGCTGGCCGGCCACATGCCGCCCGAAGTGAAGGACTGGTACCAGTTCGAGGCCCATCTGGCGCAGCTGCGCGCCTATGGCCTGGCGGAGAGCATCAAGGACCTGTACTGGGACATCCGTCCCAAGCCGGAGTTCGGCACGGTCGAGATCCGCGTGTGCGATACGCCGCTGACGGTCGAGCGGGCTTGCCAGCTGGCGGCCTTCGCCCAGGCGCTGGCGGTGCTGCTGATGCGCGAGGGCGATCCGGGCGACGGCGCGTGGCTGTCCTATCGCAGCAACCACTTCCAGGCCTGCCGCTTTGGCCTGCAGGGCAGCTATGTGACGCCGGATGGCCAGCGCCTGCGGCTGATGGACCATCTGCGCAATCTGTTCCAGCGCCTGATGCCGGTGGCCGAAGAGCTGGGCACGGGCGACATGATCGCCGCCTTGCGCGACGAATCCATGCGCAGCGGCAACGATTCCCGCTGGCTGCGCAGCCAGTTCCATCGCCTGCGCGACCTGCCGCTGGTGGTGGAGGCCATGTCGAACGCTTGGCGCGGCGTGGCCGCGCCCGGGGTAGGACCGGCGGAACCCACGGCAGTCCTGAGGCGCCGCATCCGCGCCACCTCCGAGCCTATGTCGGCCTTGCCGGCTTCCGAGCCCGGGGTCAGCGTGCCATTGCCGGAACGTTTGCACTGA
- the secB gene encoding protein-export chaperone SecB, translated as MADQDQNTQQEGGNDAPSFNLQRVYLKDLSLEMPNAPHVFLEQEAPQVEVSITVGGQRLAETVFETTVTVTVTTRINEKVVYLVEGTQAGIFEAANIPEEQLDPLLGIVCPTMLYPYLRANIADAITRTSMPPLHLTEVNFQALYEQRLAELQQQQGAANGNGSDSGIILPPGATRQ; from the coding sequence ATGGCTGATCAAGACCAAAACACCCAGCAAGAAGGCGGCAACGACGCGCCCTCGTTCAATCTGCAGCGCGTCTACCTGAAAGACCTTTCGCTGGAAATGCCGAATGCGCCCCACGTTTTCCTGGAGCAGGAAGCGCCCCAGGTCGAGGTGAGCATCACCGTGGGCGGCCAGCGCCTGGCTGAAACCGTGTTCGAAACCACGGTCACCGTCACGGTCACCACCCGCATCAATGAAAAGGTCGTGTACCTGGTCGAAGGCACGCAAGCCGGCATCTTCGAAGCCGCCAACATCCCCGAAGAGCAGCTCGATCCGCTGCTGGGCATCGTCTGCCCGACCATGCTGTACCCCTACCTGCGCGCCAACATCGCCGATGCGATCACGCGCACCTCGATGCCGCCGCTGCACCTGACCGAAGTGAACTTCCAGGCCCTGTACGAACAGCGCCTGGCCGAGCTGCAACAGCAGCAAGGCGCCGCCAACGGCAACGGCAGCGACTCGGGCATCATCCTGCCCCCCGGCGCGACCCGCCAGTAA
- the gpmA gene encoding 2,3-diphosphoglycerate-dependent phosphoglycerate mutase: MHKLVLMRHGESQWNLENRFTGWTDVDLTETGREQARKAGELLKKEGFTFDLAYSSLLKRAIRTLWIALDAMDAMYTPVGVTWRLNERHYGALQGLNKAETAAKYGDEQVLIWRRAYAIAPEPLPLDDERHPRFDKRYAKVPADQLPATECLKDTVERVLPFWNESIAPAIRAGRNVLIAAHGNSLRALIKHLDNVSDEDIVNLNIPTGQPLVYELDDDLRPIRHYYLGDAAEIEAAMAAVAAQGKAKKD; the protein is encoded by the coding sequence ATGCACAAACTCGTTCTGATGCGCCACGGCGAAAGCCAGTGGAATCTGGAAAACCGCTTCACCGGCTGGACCGACGTCGACCTCACCGAGACCGGCCGCGAACAGGCCCGCAAGGCCGGCGAACTGCTCAAGAAAGAAGGTTTTACCTTCGACCTGGCCTACTCCTCGCTGCTCAAGCGCGCCATCCGCACCCTGTGGATCGCCCTGGACGCCATGGACGCCATGTACACCCCGGTTGGCGTGACCTGGCGCCTGAACGAACGCCACTACGGTGCGCTGCAAGGCTTGAACAAGGCTGAAACCGCCGCCAAGTACGGCGACGAGCAGGTGCTGATCTGGCGCCGCGCCTACGCCATCGCCCCGGAACCGCTGCCCCTGGACGACGAACGCCATCCGCGTTTCGACAAGCGCTATGCCAAGGTGCCGGCTGACCAGTTGCCCGCCACCGAATGCCTGAAGGACACGGTGGAGCGCGTGCTGCCGTTCTGGAACGAATCCATCGCCCCGGCCATCCGCGCCGGCCGCAATGTCCTGATCGCCGCCCACGGCAACAGCCTGCGCGCCCTGATCAAGCACCTGGACAACGTCTCGGACGAGGACATCGTCAACCTGAACATTCCTACCGGCCAGCCGCTGGTCTACGAATTGGATGATGACCTGCGCCCGATCCGCCACTATTATCTGGGCGATGCCGCCGAGATCGAGGCGGCCATGGCTGCGGTGGCAGCCCAGGGCAAGGCTAAGAAGGACTGA
- a CDS encoding NAD(P)H-dependent glycerol-3-phosphate dehydrogenase, producing the protein MNNPVVPRLRVAVLGAGSWGTALAAAASRRHATVLWARDAAQAVDMAASHENARYLPGIPLPKALNISSDLDATLCSLQEDGARRLIVLGVPVAGLTAICGELSRRLPALGLQDTPIVWTCKGFEADTARLPHEIMREALPGATGGALSGPSFAREVAQGLPVALTVASDNPALREATTAAFHGAALRVYASTDLVGVEVGGALKNVIAVACGIGDGLALGTNARAALITRGLAEMTRFGVALGAQAETFAGLTGLGDLVLTATGELSRNRRVGLEIGSGRKLADILASGITAEGVRCARAALDRARAIGVELPITEAVCAVLFEGVAPMTAVSALLARDARYESVAGSQPESAPDSRPH; encoded by the coding sequence ATGAACAATCCCGTTGTGCCACGCCTGCGCGTCGCCGTCCTGGGTGCGGGAAGTTGGGGCACCGCGCTGGCGGCGGCCGCCAGCCGCCGTCACGCCACCGTACTCTGGGCGCGCGATGCCGCGCAGGCGGTCGACATGGCCGCCTCGCACGAAAACGCGCGCTACCTGCCTGGCATCCCGCTGCCCAAGGCACTGAACATATCCTCCGATCTCGACGCCACGCTGTGCAGCCTGCAAGAAGACGGCGCGCGCCGCCTGATCGTGCTGGGCGTGCCCGTGGCCGGCCTGACCGCCATCTGCGGCGAGCTGTCCCGCCGGCTGCCCGCGCTGGGATTGCAGGACACCCCCATCGTCTGGACCTGCAAGGGTTTTGAAGCCGACACGGCCAGGCTGCCCCACGAAATCATGCGCGAGGCCCTGCCTGGCGCGACCGGCGGCGCCTTGTCGGGTCCCTCGTTCGCGCGCGAAGTCGCGCAGGGCCTGCCGGTGGCGCTGACCGTGGCCAGCGACAATCCCGCCTTGCGCGAGGCCACCACCGCCGCCTTCCATGGCGCGGCGCTGCGCGTGTATGCCAGCACCGACCTGGTCGGCGTGGAAGTGGGCGGCGCGCTCAAGAATGTGATCGCCGTCGCCTGCGGCATCGGCGACGGCCTGGCGCTGGGCACCAATGCCCGCGCCGCGCTGATCACCCGCGGCCTGGCCGAGATGACCCGCTTCGGCGTGGCGCTGGGCGCGCAAGCCGAGACCTTCGCCGGGCTGACCGGCCTGGGCGACCTGGTGCTGACCGCCACCGGCGAGCTGTCGCGCAACCGCCGCGTGGGCCTGGAGATCGGCTCCGGCCGCAAGCTGGCCGACATCCTGGCCAGCGGTATCACGGCCGAAGGCGTGCGCTGCGCGCGCGCCGCGCTGGACCGCGCCCGCGCCATCGGGGTCGAACTGCCGATCACCGAGGCCGTCTGCGCCGTACTGTTCGAGGGCGTGGCCCCCATGACCGCTGTGTCCGCCCTGCTGGCGCGCGACGCCCGCTATGAAAGCGTGGCGGGCAGCCAGCCGGAATCGGCGCCGGACAGCCGGCCCCACTGA
- a CDS encoding murein hydrolase activator EnvC family protein: MRRAAGLLLAVMLTGGALSARAAPNDLAGRQSDAEKQQAALRDRIENLQKDIDDREAARKEAADALKQSESAISKINLRLRELAESNRQAQTDLTGLEKQIGTQQVVLAKRRTELAEQLRTQYTSGLSPWTALLSGDDPQVLGRNLGYLDYVSQARASAVQALREDIERLAALQGRADARRAEIEKVVAETSEQKTALVGQQKERATLLAQLEGQIAAQRAEANKLGRDDQRLSRLITDLDAAIAKQIEDARKAEEARKRAEEVRRAEEARRAAEEAKKRADAERRAAEDARKKAEADRKLAADNAKQAADNAKRERDARDARDAAQAREQVEAASRQNRGPVAVADPDAAGLRPAEQRQSRLTTPEPPPQTKPAEPSKKAEPPEEKPTPSRSEPAQQTQTARAAPVGGGNGLRHGLSMPVRGQVQGRFGVDRPDGGVWRGVVLRAPEGTPVKVVAPGTVVYADWLRGFGNLIIVDHGQQYLTVYAYNQSLLKRVGDSVTGGDTIATVGATGGQVESGLYFEIRHRGAPVDPAQWLAQ; encoded by the coding sequence ATGCGTCGCGCGGCAGGGTTGTTGTTGGCGGTCATGCTGACCGGTGGGGCGTTGTCGGCTCGCGCCGCGCCCAACGACCTTGCCGGCCGCCAGTCCGACGCGGAAAAGCAGCAGGCCGCCTTGCGCGACCGCATCGAGAACCTGCAAAAGGACATCGATGACCGCGAGGCTGCCCGCAAGGAAGCGGCCGACGCCCTCAAGCAGTCCGAGTCGGCCATTTCCAAGATCAACCTGCGCCTGCGGGAACTGGCCGAGTCCAACCGCCAGGCGCAGACCGACCTGACCGGCCTGGAAAAGCAGATCGGCACGCAGCAGGTGGTGCTGGCCAAGCGCCGCACCGAACTGGCTGAACAGCTCCGCACCCAATACACCAGCGGCCTGTCGCCCTGGACGGCCCTGCTGTCCGGCGACGATCCTCAGGTGCTGGGACGCAACCTGGGCTATCTGGATTACGTCTCGCAGGCCCGCGCCAGTGCGGTGCAGGCCCTGCGCGAGGACATCGAGCGCCTGGCCGCCTTGCAGGGGCGCGCCGACGCCCGCCGGGCCGAAATCGAAAAAGTCGTGGCCGAAACCTCCGAGCAGAAGACCGCGCTGGTCGGTCAGCAGAAAGAGCGCGCCACGCTGCTGGCGCAACTGGAGGGGCAGATCGCCGCCCAGCGCGCCGAAGCCAACAAACTGGGACGCGACGACCAGCGCCTGTCGCGGCTCATCACCGATCTGGACGCGGCCATCGCCAAGCAGATCGAGGACGCCCGAAAGGCCGAGGAAGCGCGCAAGCGGGCCGAGGAAGTGCGCCGCGCGGAAGAAGCCCGCCGGGCCGCCGAGGAAGCCAAAAAGCGCGCTGACGCCGAACGCCGTGCCGCCGAGGACGCCCGGAAGAAGGCCGAAGCCGACCGCAAGCTCGCCGCCGACAACGCCAAGCAGGCCGCCGACAATGCCAAGCGTGAGCGCGACGCCCGTGACGCTCGCGATGCCGCCCAGGCACGTGAGCAGGTCGAAGCCGCCTCGCGCCAGAATCGCGGTCCGGTGGCCGTGGCCGATCCGGACGCCGCCGGCCTGCGCCCGGCTGAGCAGAGACAGTCCCGCCTGACCACGCCCGAGCCGCCACCCCAAACCAAACCCGCGGAACCGTCCAAGAAGGCGGAACCTCCAGAGGAAAAACCCACTCCAAGCCGTAGCGAGCCCGCCCAGCAGACCCAGACCGCGCGCGCCGCGCCGGTTGGTGGCGGCAATGGCTTGCGCCACGGGCTGTCCATGCCGGTGCGCGGCCAGGTGCAGGGGCGCTTCGGGGTCGACCGTCCGGATGGCGGCGTCTGGCGCGGCGTGGTGCTGCGCGCGCCCGAAGGCACGCCGGTCAAGGTGGTGGCCCCCGGCACGGTGGTCTACGCCGATTGGCTGCGCGGTTTTGGCAACCTCATCATTGTGGATCATGGGCAGCAATACCTGACCGTCTATGCTTACAACCAAAGTCTGCTCAAACGGGTGGGTGATTCGGTGACGGGTGGCGATACTATTGCTACGGTAGGGGCAACCGGCGGCCAAGTGGAATCCGGCCTATACTTTGAAATTCGCCATCGTGGCGCTCCTGTGGATCCGGCACAATGGCTGGCGCAGTAG
- a CDS encoding Bug family tripartite tricarboxylate transporter substrate binding protein has product MTQTRKFRVGPLLRGLCLSLAAVLPAAAHADWPDRPIHMVVPFPPGSSPDILARTISEPLSQALGQPIVIDNKPGAGGNIGTRIVSQAKPDGYTLLYTINGPLVTAPTLYKKTLGYDPLRDLQPVSLVGTSPNVLVVPSSLKVDNVKDFVALVKGRGNSLNYGSVGPGSSAHLAMEMFKESAGVDLAHIPYSGFPQVISAIIGGDVQAGFMVPAIAVPQARDGKVKLLAVTSLQPSEALPGVPTMASQGYPDFEAISWNAVLVPAGTPTPIVERLNSELARIIDSDAVRKQLALQYFTPAPSTPEALTTRIKNEKARWDQVIEKLNLSLD; this is encoded by the coding sequence ATGACGCAAACCCGCAAGTTCCGGGTCGGCCCGCTGCTACGCGGCCTGTGCCTGAGCCTGGCCGCCGTCCTGCCGGCCGCCGCCCACGCCGACTGGCCCGACCGCCCGATCCATATGGTCGTGCCCTTCCCGCCCGGCTCGTCGCCCGACATCCTGGCGCGTACGATCTCGGAGCCGCTGTCCCAGGCGCTGGGCCAGCCCATCGTGATCGACAACAAGCCGGGCGCGGGCGGCAATATCGGCACCCGCATCGTGTCGCAAGCCAAGCCGGATGGCTACACGCTGCTCTACACGATCAACGGCCCGCTGGTCACCGCGCCCACGCTGTACAAGAAAACGCTGGGCTACGATCCCCTGCGCGACCTGCAGCCGGTGTCGCTGGTGGGCACCAGCCCCAACGTGCTGGTCGTGCCCAGCAGCCTGAAGGTGGACAACGTCAAGGATTTCGTCGCGCTGGTGAAGGGCCGCGGCAATTCGCTGAACTACGGTTCTGTCGGCCCGGGCAGCTCGGCCCATCTGGCGATGGAAATGTTCAAGGAAAGCGCGGGCGTCGACCTGGCGCATATCCCCTATTCCGGCTTCCCGCAGGTCATTTCGGCCATCATCGGCGGCGACGTCCAGGCCGGCTTCATGGTGCCCGCCATCGCCGTGCCCCAGGCGCGCGACGGCAAGGTGAAGCTGCTGGCCGTGACCAGCCTGCAGCCCAGCGAGGCATTGCCCGGCGTGCCGACGATGGCGTCGCAAGGCTATCCGGATTTCGAAGCCATTTCCTGGAACGCCGTGCTAGTCCCGGCCGGCACGCCCACGCCCATCGTCGAACGGCTCAACAGCGAACTGGCGCGCATCATCGACAGCGATGCGGTGCGCAAGCAGCTGGCGCTGCAATACTTCACGCCCGCGCCGTCCACGCCCGAAGCCCTGACCACCCGCATCAAGAACGAAAAAGCGCGCTGGGATCAGGTGATCGAGAAGCTGAATCTGTCGCTGGACTGA
- a CDS encoding tRNA (cytidine(34)-2'-O)-methyltransferase has product MFHVILVCPEIPPNTGNAIRLCANTGAQLHLVRPLGFELDDARMRRAGLDYHEWQPVRVHDTLQEALADTGAAPSSIYALTTHAQRSVADIGFKPGDVFVFGRETAGLSEEHQAMFPPQQRLRLPMRAGQRSLNLSNAVAVTVFEAWRQQGYEGGV; this is encoded by the coding sequence ATGTTCCACGTCATCCTCGTCTGTCCCGAAATTCCTCCCAATACCGGCAACGCCATTCGTCTGTGCGCCAATACCGGCGCGCAATTGCACTTGGTCCGCCCCTTGGGCTTCGAGCTCGATGACGCCCGGATGCGCCGCGCCGGCCTGGACTACCACGAATGGCAGCCGGTGCGCGTGCACGACACCTTGCAGGAAGCGCTGGCCGACACCGGCGCCGCGCCCTCCAGCATCTACGCGTTGACCACGCACGCGCAGCGCAGCGTGGCGGATATCGGCTTCAAGCCGGGCGACGTGTTCGTGTTCGGCCGCGAAACCGCGGGCTTGTCGGAGGAACATCAGGCGATGTTCCCGCCCCAGCAGCGCCTGCGGCTGCCGATGCGCGCTGGCCAGCGCAGCCTGAACCTGTCCAATGCGGTCGCGGTGACGGTGTTCGAGGCCTGGCGGCAGCAGGGGTATGAAGGGGGAGTGTGA
- a CDS encoding rhodanese-like domain-containing protein, whose protein sequence is MDLLQFLIDKNNVFIVAVAVISGIMLAIPALRKGRTGSAVSTTEAIQMVNQRQAVWVDVRPAEQFQAGHIAQARNVPAADIEQKAASLPKNKPLVVVCDNGRDSARAAAKLRAQGFADVVPLDGGMRAWSAASLPVTQKG, encoded by the coding sequence GTGGACCTTTTGCAATTCTTGATCGATAAAAACAACGTCTTCATCGTCGCCGTTGCCGTGATCTCCGGCATCATGCTGGCCATCCCTGCCCTGCGCAAGGGCCGCACCGGTTCGGCCGTGAGCACGACCGAGGCCATCCAGATGGTCAACCAGCGCCAGGCCGTCTGGGTCGACGTGCGCCCCGCCGAGCAGTTCCAGGCCGGCCACATCGCCCAGGCACGCAACGTGCCGGCAGCCGACATCGAGCAGAAGGCCGCCTCCCTGCCCAAGAACAAGCCGCTGGTCGTGGTTTGCGACAATGGCCGCGATTCGGCCCGCGCCGCCGCCAAGCTGCGCGCCCAGGGTTTCGCCGACGTCGTGCCGCTGGATGGCGGCATGCGCGCCTGGTCGGCCGCCAGCCTGCCGGTGACCCAGAAGGGTTGA